From the Brachyspira intermedia PWS/A genome, the window ATACATGAAAGGCGGATTAAAAGGAAGCATAATAAACTCCTAAATTAATTTTTATATAATAGTATTATAGTATATATGTATGACAGTTTTTGACATATTTTTGACATAATTAAAAAAATTGAAAATTATATGAATAAAATTTAAATATGGATTACTTATTCAAAATAACCCATATTTAATATTAATTATAATAAAGACTCTATAAATTGTCTTGCTACCCTAGGACTTCTTCCGGCACTTCTTATAGCATAACTTTCAGCCTGTTTTATAAGTTCTTCTTTATCCATTTCTATATTATTAATTTCAGCATAAGAAAGTACAATATCTATAAATAAATCTTTATCCGGTCTTTGGAATGTTATTATTATACCGAATCTGTTAGTTAAGCTCATTATCTGTTGAATAGTATCTTCTATATGAATATCATCTCCTGTTCTGTCTTGGAAATTTTCTTTTATTAAATGCCTGTAATTTGAAGTAACATAAACTACAACATTTGAAGGAAAAGAATTAACTCCGCCTTCAAGTATGGCTTTTAAATATGAGAAAGTATCATCATTTGAAGAGAATGTTAAATCATCTATAAATATTATAAATTTAAGAGGACTAAAACTTAAATCTTCTATTATATCCGTTATAAATGATAATTGGCTTTTCTTAACCTCTATAAGTCTTAATCCATCATCTTTAAACATATTAGCTATTGCTTTTATAGTGCTGCTTTTTCCAGTACCTGCATCCCCGTAAAGAAGTATATTATTTGCCTTTTTACCTTCAAGCAAACTTTTAGTATTGGCAATAACCTTGCTTCTCTCTCTTTCATAACCGTATAAATGTTTAATATCCTGCATATCCTGATGTTTTGCCGGTATAATATTTTTTTTATCATCTAGAGTAAACATATTATTTTCATAAAATATTCCATGCCCTTTATTAGGCATTTCTTCTATATGTTTTTTATATAATTCATAAAAGTTTATTTCATCACAGTCCAATTTTGATATTTGATTTGAATATTCTTCTGAAAATAATGTATTAAAATCGAATGAAGATAAAAATTCAAAAAAATTTAATTCATTTTTTAATGACTCTTCTAAATTATAATCTAAATTATCTTTCTTTATATATTTGTTTATATAAATATTATCATCTTTGAATATATAAGATAATAAATAATCAGCTATATTATTATTATATTTAAAAAGTTCATATAAAAAATCTGAATAATAATCTATCAATTTTATTTCATTGTTTTTATTGTCATCATCATAAGCTTCTAAAAATTTAATTAGCTTTTTTATCACTTTATTTTTAAGTATATCCCTAAATATCACTATACTAGAAAACCCTATTCTCATTTTTACTATTTTATCATTCATAATATTTTCCATTCCATTTTTAATTTCCGATTATTGTAAATTTATTAAAAAATATTCAAGTATTTTTATTTTATTTTTAATTTTTTAATATTAATGTAATATTTTATTCATTTATATGCTATAATTATTGCATTACAGTTTAATTGATTCCGAGAATTGTTAAAAAACTATATTATGGATATGAGGTGCATATGAAAATAAAGACAAGGTTCATTATATTTGGTATTTACACTTTTATAGTTACTCTTTTGTTAATATATTTGCAATTTAGAATTGTAAGAAGTGTTACCGGATATAGTAAGATATATCAGCATACTATAAAGTCATCCGCTATAGCAAGACAGTACCAGCAAAATTCAGCATATTTAACTCAGTTCGTTAGAAGTTATGTGGCAACTGCTAATCAAAAATATGAACAAGCATATAATGACTGTATAGGAATATCAGGCGGAACAAAGCCTACACCATTAAATTATGACAGAGGTTTATATTGGTCTTTATATTTAGGAAGCGGAACTAAACCGTATCAAGATGGACAAACAAAATCTTATGCTGATGTGATGAAAGAACTTAATTTCTCTCAGGATATGTTTGATTTACTTGCTTTATCAAAGAGCAGATCTGAAGAATTAGTAAAATTAGAAGTTCAGGCTATGGATATAATAAAGTCAATACCAAGAAATGCTGATGGAACTATACCTGATGAATATAAGGGAAGACAATTAGAAGCCATAGAATTAGTTAATGGCGATGAATATGAAAGAAGAGTTTCAGAGATAATGACTCCTATAAGTCAGTTTTTCGATAAATTAGAAAGTGATAATGCTATAAAGTTAAGGGCTGCAGCTTATGAAGTAAGAAATGATACTATATTATTTTTTATAGGTCTATTATTAGTAGGTTCATCTGTTGTAGTGTTCTTGGCTTCTTTAGGAAAAACTATAGGAAAAAATTTAAGATTATGCGTAGAATTAGCTTCTGAAATATCTAATGGTAATTTAACAGCAGAAATAGATGAAAGATTATGCAAAGGTAATGGAGAATTTGCTTCATTACTTAAAAGTTTCAGAGATATGATATCACATTTAAGAGAAATTATTTCAAGAGTATTACAAAGCTCTAAAGAAATATCTGAGGCTGCTACAGAAATAGCACAAGGAAATACTGACTTATCAACAAGAACAGAAATGCAGGCATCTCATTTGGAAGAAACTGCTTCTTCTATGGAACAAATTGCCTCTACTATAAAATCTTCTGCTGATAATTCTGTAAGAGGAAATCAGATGATGCAGGATTCTGAAAAATCTGTTCAGGAAGCTGGAGAAATAATTGAAGCTACTACAAATAATATAGAATTGGTATTTGAAGCAAGTAATAAAATTACAGATATTACAAAAATAATAGAAAATATTGCATTCCAAACTAATATATTAGCACTTAATGCCGCAGTAGAAGCTGCAAGAGCAGGAGAACAAGGAAAAGGTTTTGCGGTTGTTGCTTCTGAAGTTAGAAACCTAGCACAAACTAGTCAATCTTCAGTTAAAGATATTACTTCTCTTATAGCAGATGCTAATGAGAAAATAAAAACTGCAACAGAAACAGCTAGAAAATCCAAAGAAATATTTATGGACATAGAACAAAAAATAGAAGATACTTCTAGAATCATGCAGGATATCAGTGCTATGGCAGTAGAACAGCAGGCTGGAGTTGATCAAGTTAATATAGCAGTATCTCAAATGGATCAATCTACTCAGCAAAATGCTGCTTTAGTAGAACAGGCTACTGCTTCTTCAGAAGGATTAATGGGACAGGCTAAAGAATTAGTTGATTTAATGCATTTCTTTAAAGTTTAATATTAATTAAAATATTTTCATATAAGACAATAATGGTAAATTGTACTGTTATTGTCTTTTTTATATTAAAAATATAATATTTTAATATTAATTATAGCATTTTAATTAATCATATTATATAATTGATAGCGTTATTTGATTAATAAAAAAGAATGGAGATATATCAATCATGACATTTACAGATTTAATTATGACTTTAAATAAATTTTGGAGCGAGAATGGATGCATAATACAGCAAGGTTATGATTTAGAGGTAGGAGCAGGAACATTCAACCC encodes:
- a CDS encoding ATP-binding protein, coding for MENIMNDKIVKMRIGFSSIVIFRDILKNKVIKKLIKFLEAYDDDNKNNEIKLIDYYSDFLYELFKYNNNIADYLLSYIFKDDNIYINKYIKKDNLDYNLEESLKNELNFFEFLSSFDFNTLFSEEYSNQISKLDCDEINFYELYKKHIEEMPNKGHGIFYENNMFTLDDKKNIIPAKHQDMQDIKHLYGYERERSKVIANTKSLLEGKKANNILLYGDAGTGKSSTIKAIANMFKDDGLRLIEVKKSQLSFITDIIEDLSFSPLKFIIFIDDLTFSSNDDTFSYLKAILEGGVNSFPSNVVVYVTSNYRHLIKENFQDRTGDDIHIEDTIQQIMSLTNRFGIIITFQRPDKDLFIDIVLSYAEINNIEMDKEELIKQAESYAIRSAGRSPRVARQFIESLL
- a CDS encoding methyl-accepting chemotaxis protein is translated as MKIKTRFIIFGIYTFIVTLLLIYLQFRIVRSVTGYSKIYQHTIKSSAIARQYQQNSAYLTQFVRSYVATANQKYEQAYNDCIGISGGTKPTPLNYDRGLYWSLYLGSGTKPYQDGQTKSYADVMKELNFSQDMFDLLALSKSRSEELVKLEVQAMDIIKSIPRNADGTIPDEYKGRQLEAIELVNGDEYERRVSEIMTPISQFFDKLESDNAIKLRAAAYEVRNDTILFFIGLLLVGSSVVVFLASLGKTIGKNLRLCVELASEISNGNLTAEIDERLCKGNGEFASLLKSFRDMISHLREIISRVLQSSKEISEAATEIAQGNTDLSTRTEMQASHLEETASSMEQIASTIKSSADNSVRGNQMMQDSEKSVQEAGEIIEATTNNIELVFEASNKITDITKIIENIAFQTNILALNAAVEAARAGEQGKGFAVVASEVRNLAQTSQSSVKDITSLIADANEKIKTATETARKSKEIFMDIEQKIEDTSRIMQDISAMAVEQQAGVDQVNIAVSQMDQSTQQNAALVEQATASSEGLMGQAKELVDLMHFFKV